Proteins encoded together in one Ferroglobus placidus DSM 10642 window:
- a CDS encoding YgjP-like metallopeptidase domain-containing protein — protein MERKEVIKLFKEIVKELGLEGIRIRIVPMKRKIASFSFKTKTLRVNRRVTELLDYELVRYIILHELVHFKINDANHGKRFLKNLGNITPKKMRKKSK, from the coding sequence ATGGAGCGAAAGGAGGTAATAAAGCTCTTCAAAGAGATAGTTAAAGAACTAGGCTTGGAAGGAATTAGAATCAGGATCGTTCCTATGAAAAGGAAGATCGCGTCTTTCTCTTTCAAAACAAAAACCCTTAGAGTGAACCGAAGAGTTACCGAGCTTTTAGATTATGAACTCGTAAGATATATAATTCTTCATGAGCTCGTACATTTTAAAATAAACGATGCGAATCACGGAAAAAGATTTTTGAAGAATTTGGGAAATATTACACCGAAAAAGATGCGAAAAAAATCGAAATAA
- a CDS encoding YlbF family regulator encodes MVSEEIRTKALELARAIVGSEEYQNFIEKEEVLKNDEEAQNLLVEFQDLQQQFISYQLSGEMNEDVLNRLTEIQKALNERESVKNFMEAYNRLLDLLQEVSDILSEEMEFDLGEVYRR; translated from the coding sequence ATGGTGTCTGAAGAGATTAGGACGAAAGCTTTGGAGCTTGCAAGGGCTATAGTTGGAAGTGAGGAGTACCAGAATTTTATCGAGAAGGAGGAAGTTTTGAAGAACGATGAAGAAGCTCAGAACTTGCTTGTAGAGTTTCAGGATCTTCAGCAGCAGTTCATCTCTTACCAGCTCTCTGGAGAGATGAACGAGGACGTGTTGAACAGGCTAACAGAGATTCAGAAGGCTTTAAATGAGAGGGAAAGCGTAAAGAACTTCATGGAAGCTTACAACAGGTTGCTCGATCTTCTCCAGGAGGTTAGCGACATCCTAAGCGAAGAAATGGAGTTCGATCTGGGAGAAGTGTATAGAAGGTAG
- the hxlA gene encoding 3-hexulose-6-phosphate synthase, whose amino-acid sequence MEKPILQVALDLLELKRAVEIASEAIEGGVDWLEVGTPLIKSEGMNAIRELKRNFKDRKIVADMKTIDTGAVEVEMAAKSGADIVIILGLSDDSTVAEAIRAAKKYGAEIMADLINVPDPVKRAKELEELGVNYINVHVGIDQQMKGMDPLEVLGRVVESVSIPVAAAGGLDAEKAANCVALGAKIVIVGSNIVKSRNVIESARRVREAIDRAWKEGKKFEIRRKKLEDEIREILMKVSTPNVSDAMHRAKAMKGIYPLVRGKKVVGKAVTVSTMDGDWAKPVEAIDVAGEGDVIVIKVSGYEAAVWGELATRSCINKKIAGVIIDGAVRDVDDIRALGFPVFAAREVPNAGEPKGFGEINVKIVCGGVEVNPGDWIIADDNGVMVIPKERAYEIARRALEVKKHEDRIRGEIEEKGRTLAEIVELYKWEKVQ is encoded by the coding sequence ATGGAGAAGCCAATACTTCAGGTCGCTCTCGATTTGCTGGAGTTGAAAAGAGCTGTCGAAATAGCTTCGGAAGCGATAGAGGGTGGAGTGGACTGGCTGGAAGTGGGGACTCCTCTGATTAAAAGCGAGGGGATGAACGCGATTAGGGAGCTTAAAAGGAACTTCAAGGATAGAAAGATCGTTGCGGACATGAAAACCATCGACACCGGAGCGGTAGAAGTTGAGATGGCTGCAAAGAGCGGAGCAGACATCGTGATTATCCTCGGTTTAAGCGACGACTCCACAGTTGCGGAAGCGATAAGGGCTGCTAAAAAATACGGAGCGGAGATAATGGCTGATTTGATTAACGTTCCGGATCCGGTAAAAAGAGCGAAGGAGCTTGAAGAGCTCGGAGTGAACTACATAAACGTTCACGTCGGAATAGATCAGCAGATGAAAGGAATGGACCCGCTCGAAGTTCTCGGCAGAGTTGTCGAAAGTGTTTCAATTCCAGTTGCCGCTGCCGGCGGCTTGGATGCCGAAAAAGCAGCCAACTGCGTTGCGTTAGGGGCGAAAATAGTGATAGTCGGGAGTAACATCGTGAAGTCGAGGAACGTAATCGAATCTGCGAGAAGGGTTAGGGAAGCCATAGACAGAGCTTGGAAAGAAGGGAAGAAGTTTGAGATAAGGAGGAAGAAGCTTGAGGACGAAATCAGGGAGATTTTAATGAAAGTTTCCACGCCGAACGTGAGCGATGCCATGCACAGAGCTAAGGCGATGAAAGGAATATATCCGCTCGTGAGGGGAAAGAAGGTAGTTGGAAAAGCGGTAACCGTGAGCACCATGGACGGAGACTGGGCTAAGCCTGTCGAAGCTATAGACGTTGCTGGGGAAGGAGATGTCATAGTCATTAAAGTCTCCGGTTACGAAGCGGCTGTTTGGGGTGAGTTGGCTACGAGGAGCTGCATAAACAAGAAGATAGCTGGAGTCATAATTGACGGAGCCGTCAGAGACGTGGACGACATAAGAGCATTAGGCTTTCCGGTTTTTGCCGCAAGAGAAGTTCCTAACGCTGGAGAACCTAAAGGTTTCGGGGAGATAAACGTGAAAATAGTATGCGGAGGTGTTGAAGTAAATCCAGGGGATTGGATTATTGCCGACGATAACGGAGTTATGGTTATTCCCAAGGAGAGAGCATACGAAATAGCGAGAAGAGCCTTAGAAGTCAAAAAACACGAGGACAGAATTAGAGGTGAAATAGAAGAAAAAGGAAGAACTCTTGCTGAAATAGTCGAGCTTTACAAGTGGGAGAAGGTACAGTGA
- the sixA gene encoding phosphohistidine phosphatase SixA yields MRVYLVQHAEAKSEEEDPERRITEKGKAETEKVAEFLKKAGVKVDVIFHSTKTRAKQTAQIFSEHLAAKVEEKDNLEPSADPKIWAERIREETRDVMILGHLPHLSKLLKELVGCEAVKFRYSGVLCLEREEETYKILWYVTPDII; encoded by the coding sequence ATGAGGGTTTATTTAGTTCAGCACGCTGAAGCGAAAAGCGAGGAGGAAGACCCGGAAAGGAGAATAACGGAGAAAGGAAAAGCTGAAACCGAAAAGGTTGCGGAGTTTTTGAAAAAAGCTGGTGTCAAAGTTGACGTAATCTTCCACAGCACCAAAACGAGGGCTAAGCAAACAGCTCAAATCTTTTCAGAACATCTTGCTGCGAAAGTTGAAGAGAAAGATAACTTGGAGCCTTCAGCAGATCCGAAAATCTGGGCTGAAAGAATAAGAGAGGAGACGAGAGATGTTATGATCCTCGGGCATCTTCCGCATTTGAGCAAGCTTCTTAAAGAGCTTGTGGGGTGTGAAGCGGTCAAATTTAGATATTCAGGAGTTCTGTGCCTCGAAAGGGAAGAAGAGACTTACAAAATTTTGTGGTACGTAACTCCGGACATCATATGA
- a CDS encoding SWIM zinc finger family protein: protein MDLRDLSAICSCQDRYNCKHAIALVLSYLNGKFVKNNTELAKAYPIAAASDVESVIMKILKFPSESDVLEVVRLLRLRGKEIDKDF from the coding sequence GTGGATTTAAGAGATCTCAGCGCTATCTGCTCCTGTCAAGATAGATACAACTGCAAACATGCTATTGCACTCGTACTGAGCTATCTAAACGGTAAATTCGTGAAAAACAATACGGAACTTGCTAAAGCTTATCCAATAGCTGCCGCAAGTGACGTGGAAAGCGTTATAATGAAAATTTTAAAATTTCCAAGCGAAAGCGATGTTTTGGAGGTAGTTAGACTTCTCAGACTTAGAGGGAAGGAAATCGACAAGGATTTTTAA
- the ribC gene encoding riboflavin synthase, translated as MIVGIADTTFSRIDMGKIAIDELRKYSPLKYIRYTVPGIKDLPAAAKILFDKGCDIVITLGWVGKTDTDKLSYVAMSVGKILVEVLTGKHVIDVTIHEDEAEDEKELYRIAENRVREHVRNAVDLLLNPKKLQKLAGTGQRQGYEDVGPILF; from the coding sequence ATGATAGTGGGGATTGCCGACACGACTTTTTCGAGAATCGACATGGGAAAAATAGCTATAGACGAGCTTAGGAAGTATTCTCCCCTCAAATACATTCGATACACGGTTCCGGGAATAAAGGATTTGCCGGCGGCTGCTAAAATTCTCTTCGACAAAGGATGCGACATAGTCATCACCCTCGGCTGGGTAGGGAAAACTGATACCGACAAGCTTAGCTACGTGGCGATGTCCGTCGGGAAGATTTTGGTGGAAGTTCTTACCGGAAAGCACGTTATAGACGTGACGATTCACGAAGACGAGGCTGAAGATGAGAAAGAGCTATACAGAATAGCTGAAAATAGAGTTAGGGAGCACGTTAGGAATGCTGTAGACTTGCTTCTAAATCCTAAAAAGCTCCAAAAACTGGCTGGAACTGGACAGAGGCAGGGGTATGAGGATGTCGGACCTATTCTCTTTTGA
- a CDS encoding pyridoxal-phosphate-dependent aminotransferase family protein, which produces MKPENLLMIPGPVQLHERIIKALGSQMISHRSKDFEEVYEYCREALKPLFGTKGDVVIISGSGTAGMEAAVASFSKVRKITCVSNGKFGERFAEIAWRYAEVDHVKFEWGDSIDLDKVRESLENGSEMVTFVHNETSTGILNPAREICKIAKEYDALVVMDGITSVGGDEVRMDEWGVDVCIVGSQKCLGAPPGLAAVAINEKAWEFYNERVPYYLDLKAYVKKAEKNQTPYTPAVPLFLALKEALKIIEEEGLENRIERHRRLAKAVREWAIEAGLELFPRLNEYSSYSNTVTAIKMPKGITDSELRGTLRNEFGITISGGQEHLKGKIFRIGNMGNVSKREIVATLAAIESVMLRKGVEIKPALNKVYEVLG; this is translated from the coding sequence ATGAAACCCGAAAACCTTCTGATGATCCCCGGTCCTGTTCAGCTACACGAGAGAATAATCAAAGCTCTCGGCAGTCAGATGATCTCGCACAGAAGCAAGGATTTCGAAGAAGTTTACGAGTACTGCAGAGAGGCTTTGAAACCCCTTTTCGGCACGAAAGGTGACGTCGTGATAATCAGCGGTAGCGGTACAGCGGGGATGGAGGCTGCTGTTGCGAGCTTTTCTAAGGTTAGGAAGATAACTTGCGTGAGTAACGGTAAATTTGGAGAGAGGTTTGCTGAAATAGCTTGGAGGTACGCTGAAGTTGATCACGTTAAATTCGAATGGGGAGATTCGATAGACCTCGATAAGGTTAGAGAGTCTCTGGAGAACGGGAGCGAGATGGTTACGTTCGTTCACAACGAAACTTCAACCGGAATTCTCAACCCTGCAAGAGAGATATGCAAGATAGCTAAAGAATACGACGCTCTCGTCGTCATGGACGGAATTACGAGCGTAGGAGGAGACGAAGTTAGGATGGACGAGTGGGGAGTTGACGTCTGCATAGTAGGATCTCAAAAGTGCCTCGGTGCTCCTCCGGGTTTGGCAGCCGTCGCTATAAACGAAAAAGCCTGGGAGTTTTACAACGAAAGAGTTCCCTACTACTTAGATTTGAAGGCTTACGTTAAAAAAGCCGAGAAAAACCAAACACCTTACACTCCGGCAGTTCCTCTCTTCTTGGCTTTAAAAGAAGCTCTGAAAATAATAGAGGAAGAGGGCTTGGAAAACAGAATCGAGAGGCACAGAAGACTTGCTAAAGCTGTGAGGGAGTGGGCGATCGAAGCTGGCTTAGAGCTTTTTCCACGACTCAACGAGTATTCAAGCTACTCCAACACAGTCACAGCGATAAAAATGCCGAAAGGGATAACGGATTCCGAGCTTAGAGGAACGCTAAGAAATGAGTTCGGCATAACGATTTCCGGAGGGCAGGAACATTTGAAAGGTAAGATTTTCAGAATCGGGAACATGGGAAACGTTAGCAAAAGAGAAATAGTAGCCACCCTCGCAGCCATCGAAAGCGTCATGCTTCGGAAGGGAGTGGAAATTAAACCCGCTTTAAACAAAGTTTACGAGGTGCTCGGATGA
- a CDS encoding DUF2284 domain-containing protein has translation MQQSKNKKDFFPRFSPEFLRSIGMFQKPKLPKVDVSEEELLEDLNRYVDFALKLGCEDAKIIPATMVRVDERLRLKCRISMCHHYNNCANCPPHSPTVEEMKKIIPMYRYAIVIKRNVEPKEEFVDPKEDIDIARHYRKNMEIVGLLEAQAFSDGYYFAMGFAGGSCQHALCMMQECNVLRGKRCRFVLKARPAMEAVGIDVMHLALKLGWEVYPVRARPIPPEEFPCAKTFGIVFVH, from the coding sequence ATGCAGCAGAGCAAAAATAAAAAAGACTTCTTCCCGAGGTTTTCCCCGGAATTTCTCAGATCTATAGGGATGTTTCAGAAACCAAAGTTACCTAAAGTAGATGTTAGCGAAGAGGAACTTTTAGAGGATTTGAACAGATATGTTGATTTTGCTTTAAAGCTCGGGTGCGAGGATGCGAAGATAATTCCGGCTACCATGGTTAGAGTTGATGAAAGGTTGAGGTTGAAGTGCAGAATTTCGATGTGCCACCACTACAACAACTGCGCAAACTGTCCTCCCCACTCGCCGACGGTTGAGGAGATGAAGAAAATCATACCGATGTACAGATACGCCATAGTGATTAAAAGGAACGTTGAGCCGAAGGAGGAGTTTGTCGATCCCAAAGAGGATATAGACATAGCGAGGCACTACAGAAAAAACATGGAAATCGTCGGCTTGCTCGAAGCTCAAGCCTTCAGCGACGGATACTATTTCGCGATGGGCTTCGCCGGCGGCTCATGCCAGCATGCTTTGTGCATGATGCAGGAGTGTAACGTGCTTAGGGGGAAGCGTTGCAGGTTCGTTTTGAAAGCTCGCCCGGCTATGGAGGCTGTTGGGATAGACGTTATGCATCTCGCTTTAAAACTCGGCTGGGAAGTTTACCCGGTAAGAGCACGCCCAATACCGCCGGAGGAGTTTCCATGTGCTAAAACATTCGGGATAGTTTTCGTTCACTAA
- a CDS encoding coiled-coil domain-containing protein has product MRWLSLALVLLLLMPAAAVAYEEEERHMGSPEHMGMGMNDSDEMKYMKEHRKEVREEMRERIKEMMEERKEKMKEWKERMKELREKEENAYKKYHEYREKLRELKRKGMINETLALEMAKLHVTNGIDVAIAHLERLEIRVQELNLSANLTEALLTKIEEEKALLEAWKEEINKTTNLTELREKMKEFREDWRKVKTSTYLIAWAIAAEKMSNAIEKAKEKAEVIRAKIEKLNESGYDTTKLEEAYEEYLEALNRAEEKVQMAKQYLEEAIFAEERKEAIEKMQESKETLREAMKEIKEAIKELKETFREYIKTVRGGEE; this is encoded by the coding sequence ATGAGGTGGTTGAGTCTGGCTTTGGTGTTGCTGTTGCTGATGCCAGCAGCAGCGGTGGCATATGAAGAGGAAGAGAGACACATGGGTTCTCCAGAACATATGGGTATGGGAATGAACGATAGCGATGAAATGAAGTACATGAAAGAGCACAGAAAAGAAGTTAGAGAGGAAATGAGAGAGAGAATCAAGGAGATGATGGAAGAGAGAAAAGAGAAGATGAAAGAGTGGAAAGAGAGAATGAAGGAGCTTAGAGAGAAGGAGGAAAACGCCTACAAGAAGTATCACGAATACAGGGAAAAATTGAGGGAATTGAAGAGAAAAGGAATGATCAACGAAACATTGGCTTTGGAGATGGCCAAGCTCCACGTAACGAACGGAATTGACGTGGCGATCGCTCATTTGGAGAGGTTGGAAATCAGAGTGCAGGAGCTTAACCTTTCCGCAAATCTCACCGAGGCTCTCCTCACGAAGATAGAAGAGGAAAAAGCTCTGCTCGAAGCTTGGAAAGAGGAGATTAATAAAACGACGAACTTGACAGAATTAAGAGAAAAAATGAAGGAGTTCAGAGAGGATTGGAGAAAAGTTAAGACTTCCACGTACCTAATCGCCTGGGCTATCGCAGCGGAGAAGATGTCGAACGCTATAGAGAAGGCTAAAGAGAAGGCTGAGGTAATAAGAGCTAAGATTGAAAAGCTGAACGAGTCTGGTTACGACACAACAAAGCTTGAAGAGGCGTATGAGGAGTATCTGGAAGCTCTAAACAGAGCTGAAGAAAAAGTGCAGATGGCAAAGCAGTACCTCGAAGAAGCAATATTCGCTGAGGAGAGGAAGGAGGCTATAGAAAAAATGCAGGAGAGCAAGGAAACGCTGAGAGAGGCGATGAAGGAGATCAAAGAAGCTATTAAAGAGCTTAAGGAGACTTTCAGAGAGTACATAAAGACTGTTAGAGGAGGGGAGGAGTGA
- a CDS encoding sulfurtransferase TusA family protein: protein MITLDLRGEVCPFTFVKTKVKLEELKPGELLEVILDHEPAVRDVPRSVEAEGHEVLSVEKIGDKEWRIVIRKR, encoded by the coding sequence ATGATCACGCTCGATTTGAGAGGAGAAGTCTGCCCCTTCACTTTCGTAAAGACGAAGGTAAAGCTCGAAGAGCTCAAACCGGGGGAGCTGTTGGAGGTAATTCTCGACCACGAGCCGGCTGTGAGGGACGTGCCGAGAAGCGTTGAAGCCGAAGGACACGAAGTTTTGAGCGTCGAAAAGATAGGCGATAAGGAATGGAGAATAGTAATTAGGAAGAGGTAA
- a CDS encoding HesA/MoeB/ThiF family protein, giving the protein MLTDEQIKRYARQIIMPEIGVKGQLKLLDSSVLVVGAGGLGSPAIQYLAGAGVGRIGIVDGDVVDISNLQRQTIHAGNLGMNKAESAKIFVEKLNPDVKVDVYPFNLTPENAREIIKKYDVVLDCTDNFVARFLINDACVIEEVPFVHAAVLRFEGEIMTVVPKESACYRCVFKHAPPPGTVPSCQEAGVVGATVGVLGTLQAVEAIKLLLGIGETLVNRMLHVDLLTMDFTELKLRKDPECPVCSGRVKDIIPEKYVESCQL; this is encoded by the coding sequence ATGCTTACGGACGAGCAGATAAAGAGGTACGCAAGGCAAATAATAATGCCTGAGATCGGAGTAAAGGGACAGCTAAAGCTACTCGACTCGAGCGTCTTGGTTGTGGGAGCGGGAGGATTGGGAAGTCCAGCCATTCAATACTTAGCCGGAGCGGGAGTGGGAAGAATAGGAATTGTGGACGGAGACGTTGTTGACATTTCCAACTTGCAGAGGCAAACGATTCACGCCGGCAATCTCGGAATGAACAAAGCTGAGTCGGCAAAAATTTTCGTCGAAAAGCTGAATCCAGACGTTAAGGTTGACGTTTATCCATTCAATCTAACCCCGGAAAATGCGAGGGAAATTATAAAGAAGTACGACGTCGTTCTCGACTGCACGGACAACTTCGTGGCTCGATTTTTAATAAACGACGCCTGCGTTATAGAGGAAGTTCCTTTCGTTCACGCAGCAGTGCTGAGGTTTGAAGGAGAGATAATGACCGTTGTCCCAAAAGAGAGCGCTTGCTACAGGTGCGTTTTCAAGCACGCCCCTCCTCCGGGAACTGTTCCGAGTTGCCAAGAGGCTGGAGTTGTGGGAGCTACTGTGGGAGTGCTCGGAACTCTACAGGCTGTAGAAGCGATAAAGCTCCTCCTCGGAATAGGGGAAACTCTCGTGAACAGAATGCTTCACGTCGATCTTCTTACAATGGACTTCACGGAGTTGAAGCTGAGAAAGGATCCAGAATGCCCGGTTTGCAGCGGGAGGGTTAAGGACATAATACCGGAAAAGTATGTTGAGAGCTGTCAGCTATGA
- a CDS encoding ubiquitin-like small modifier protein 1: MIKVKFPSVFTQITKERKVEVENVKTVKELLDKLFERYPQLKERLIKDGEVTPFINIFVNGEDIRHLKGLDTELKDGDEVTFIPAISGG, from the coding sequence TTGATAAAGGTAAAGTTCCCGTCGGTATTTACTCAGATAACGAAGGAAAGGAAAGTAGAGGTTGAAAACGTTAAGACTGTAAAAGAACTTCTCGACAAACTCTTCGAGAGGTATCCTCAGCTGAAGGAAAGGTTAATTAAGGATGGAGAGGTAACTCCCTTTATAAACATATTCGTAAACGGAGAAGACATAAGGCATTTGAAAGGGCTGGATACCGAACTCAAGGATGGAGATGAAGTGACATTTATCCCGGCAATTTCCGGTGGTTGA
- the thrC gene encoding threonine synthase, translated as MKVVGLKCRICGKEFPAEALYTCDNCFGPLEVVYDWEWIKENVSKEKIEKGPKTLWRYKDFLPVEAEPVDLGAGYTRFIKAENLGEVLGLKNLYLLDDSTNPTYSFKDRVVSVAVTKAKEFGMKALGCASTGNLAGSLAAHAAKAKLPAYIFVPAGIEKNKIIQALVHGAKVIEVEGTYDDANRLATEVAEEHPDWGFVNINLRPYYAEGSKTLAYETAERLGWELPDQVVVPMASGALLCAIHRGFKDLIRVGLVDEKDVVFNGCQPEGFPIVRAVKEGKPVTPIREIKTIVHSLAIGNPADGIFAKEIIEKSGGYAEDPSDLEVIEAVKLLAKTEGIFTELAGGVTVAGLKRLVEEGRIDKSDVVVIYLTGNGLKTSEALVDYLETTVRIKPRLEEFEEVVA; from the coding sequence ATGAAAGTGGTGGGGCTTAAGTGCAGAATTTGCGGCAAGGAGTTTCCGGCTGAAGCTTTGTACACTTGCGATAACTGTTTTGGTCCTTTAGAAGTCGTGTACGACTGGGAGTGGATTAAGGAAAACGTTAGCAAGGAAAAGATAGAAAAAGGTCCGAAAACTCTCTGGAGGTACAAGGACTTTCTCCCCGTTGAAGCTGAGCCTGTGGATCTCGGGGCTGGATACACGAGGTTCATAAAAGCTGAAAACCTCGGAGAAGTCCTCGGCTTGAAAAACCTCTACCTGTTAGACGACTCAACGAACCCAACTTACTCGTTCAAAGACAGAGTTGTGAGCGTTGCCGTGACGAAGGCTAAGGAGTTTGGAATGAAAGCCCTCGGCTGCGCCTCTACTGGCAACCTGGCTGGAAGCTTGGCTGCTCACGCTGCGAAGGCAAAATTGCCAGCATACATCTTCGTACCTGCTGGAATTGAGAAGAACAAGATAATACAGGCTTTGGTTCACGGGGCTAAGGTTATCGAAGTGGAAGGCACCTACGACGACGCTAACAGATTGGCAACGGAAGTTGCTGAGGAGCATCCGGACTGGGGATTCGTGAACATAAACCTCCGCCCCTACTATGCCGAGGGGAGTAAGACGTTGGCTTACGAAACTGCCGAAAGATTGGGGTGGGAGCTTCCGGATCAAGTGGTTGTGCCGATGGCTTCAGGAGCTTTGCTTTGCGCAATACACAGAGGTTTCAAAGACTTGATAAGGGTCGGACTCGTAGATGAGAAAGATGTCGTATTCAACGGATGTCAGCCTGAGGGATTTCCGATAGTTAGGGCTGTGAAGGAAGGGAAGCCGGTAACGCCTATAAGAGAGATTAAAACAATCGTCCACAGCTTGGCAATAGGCAATCCGGCAGATGGAATCTTCGCTAAGGAGATAATAGAAAAGAGCGGTGGTTACGCTGAAGATCCCAGCGATTTAGAGGTAATTGAAGCGGTTAAGCTACTTGCGAAGACCGAAGGAATATTCACCGAACTTGCCGGAGGAGTAACCGTTGCTGGATTGAAAAGGTTGGTCGAAGAGGGGAGAATTGATAAAAGTGATGTCGTCGTTATATACTTGACGGGGAATGGGTTGAAGACATCCGAAGCTTTGGTGGATTACCTCGAAACGACGGTGAGAATAAAGCCGAGACTCGAAGAATTTGAGGAGGTGGTGGCTTGA
- a CDS encoding DsrE/DsrF/DrsH-like family protein: MISIIIHSGEWDRIYHAFSIASTYSALDKKVKVFLTYWAIETIVRGKFDCGSEEKNEKIRKGMEEGKIKTLDEMIKLGKEFGNLEIIICSGSMEVLGIKEEELPDWVDRVGGLAEQLMEAEKVIFV, from the coding sequence ATGATTTCCATAATAATTCACAGCGGTGAGTGGGACAGAATATACCACGCTTTCAGCATAGCCTCAACTTATTCAGCTTTGGACAAAAAGGTGAAGGTCTTTCTAACCTACTGGGCGATAGAAACCATAGTAAGAGGGAAATTCGACTGCGGAAGTGAGGAGAAGAACGAAAAAATAAGGAAGGGTATGGAGGAGGGGAAAATTAAAACTCTTGATGAGATGATTAAGCTCGGAAAGGAGTTCGGTAACCTCGAAATTATAATTTGCAGCGGAAGCATGGAGGTTCTCGGAATAAAGGAAGAGGAACTTCCAGATTGGGTCGACAGAGTTGGCGGACTGGCTGAGCAGCTTATGGAGGCGGAAAAGGTAATCTTCGTTTAA
- a CDS encoding sulfurtransferase TusA family protein: protein MEADKILDLSGEVCPVTAIKTRAEFNKLREGETLKVVFTSKKSAESVAAEFRKNLVKAYVDGNKYVLILKR from the coding sequence ATGGAAGCTGACAAAATCTTGGATTTAAGCGGAGAAGTTTGCCCAGTAACGGCGATAAAGACGAGAGCGGAATTCAACAAGCTTAGGGAAGGTGAGACTCTAAAAGTTGTATTCACCTCAAAAAAGTCAGCGGAAAGCGTTGCAGCTGAGTTCAGAAAGAATTTGGTCAAAGCCTACGTCGACGGAAACAAATACGTACTGATCCTTAAGAGGTGA
- the sat gene encoding sulfate adenylyltransferase, whose product MIKPHGGKLVKRLATEKLREEAKELEKIEVRREVALDVENIGFGVYSPLEGFMCSEDFESVLWERRLSNGLSWTIPIVLDAEGEEGESYALVCDGKIVGVIEVEDVYSYDKKEYARCVFKTTDIEHPGVRRVYEMKDTLLGGKVWFIESIDNRFRSYDFKPEQTREIFKRWDYVVAFQTRNAPHLGHEYVQKIALMAVEAFTGGNAGLFINPVIGRKKKGDFKDEVIIKAYEALIENYYPKDRVFLGIWKTEMRYAGPREAVLHAIVRQNFGCTHFIVGRDHAGVGSYYKPYEAHEMLKEHDDLEIKPLFFKEFHCCDKCGVISKSVCPHEGKEFSGTYVRNCLICGMKCEFMREEVLEVISSFEDPFVGDGNGS is encoded by the coding sequence ATGATTAAGCCCCACGGAGGAAAACTCGTAAAGAGGTTAGCTACCGAAAAACTGAGAGAAGAGGCTAAGGAGCTCGAAAAAATAGAGGTTAGGAGAGAGGTTGCTTTGGACGTTGAAAACATAGGCTTTGGAGTGTACAGCCCCTTGGAGGGTTTCATGTGCAGCGAAGACTTCGAGAGCGTTTTATGGGAGAGGAGGCTTTCCAACGGCTTAAGCTGGACGATTCCAATAGTTCTCGACGCGGAAGGAGAGGAAGGAGAAAGCTACGCCTTAGTTTGCGATGGAAAAATCGTCGGCGTTATCGAAGTTGAAGACGTTTACAGCTACGATAAGAAAGAGTACGCAAGATGCGTTTTTAAAACAACGGATATAGAGCATCCGGGAGTTAGAAGAGTTTACGAGATGAAAGACACCCTCCTCGGAGGAAAAGTCTGGTTTATTGAAAGCATCGATAACAGATTCAGAAGCTACGATTTCAAGCCAGAGCAAACGAGAGAAATTTTCAAAAGATGGGATTACGTAGTTGCCTTTCAAACAAGAAACGCTCCGCATTTGGGACATGAATACGTTCAAAAAATAGCTCTGATGGCTGTAGAAGCCTTTACCGGAGGAAACGCTGGTCTATTTATAAATCCAGTGATAGGAAGGAAGAAGAAGGGGGATTTCAAAGACGAGGTAATAATAAAGGCTTACGAAGCCTTAATAGAAAATTACTATCCGAAGGATAGGGTGTTCCTCGGAATATGGAAGACGGAAATGCGTTACGCTGGTCCAAGAGAGGCTGTTTTGCACGCTATAGTTAGACAGAATTTTGGATGCACGCACTTCATAGTCGGCAGAGACCACGCCGGAGTTGGAAGCTATTACAAACCTTACGAAGCTCACGAAATGTTGAAAGAGCATGACGATTTGGAGATAAAGCCGCTGTTTTTCAAAGAGTTTCACTGCTGCGACAAATGCGGAGTTATAAGCAAAAGCGTTTGTCCTCACGAAGGAAAAGAATTCAGCGGAACTTACGTCAGAAACTGTTTAATATGCGGTATGAAGTGCGAGTTTATGAGAGAAGAGGTCCTTGAGGTAATTTCCTCTTTCGAAGACCCCTTCGTAGGTGATGGGAATGGAAGCTGA